The Bacteroidota bacterium DNA window AGATCCTGGCGCGGATTCGATCCCTGCTGGAATCTGAGCTGCGGCTTCTGGAGCGTTTCGAAGCTGAGGCATCCGGGGATGTCCCCGAGCTGGAGAGGGCCTCGCAGCAGGAGATGAAGACCGAGCTAGCGGCTATGGCTTCCGCGCCAGCCTTCCCCGAACCCTCGGCTGAGCCTTCCCCCTCGGATGCGCCCGCTGCTCTGCAGAAGCTGGAGCCTCGCTCCGCGGTGGCCTCGGAGGAGGAGATCCGGCAGATCCGACGCATTTTGGACCAACTCGAATAGATCTTGCGCCGCCTTGGGCGGTCCCCTCAACTTCGCTTCCGATGGCGCATCTTAAGTCAAGGGGGTTGCGTATGCCGATTTCAGTAGAGGAGCTGCGCAGGCAGCTTGCGGAGACAGTGACGTTGCTACGGGCCCGCACGGCCCTGCGGCCCCGCGTGGGTATCATCCTAGGAACGGGCCTGGGGTCGCTGGCCGAGCATATCGAGCTGGAACTTGTTGTGCCCTACGAGCAGATTCCACATTTTCCCCTGTCGACGGTTGAAAGCCACACCGGACGGCTGCTTTTCGGGCATCTGGAGGGACATCCTGTGGTGGCCATGCAGGGGCGCTTCCATTACTACGAGGGCTACACGATGCAGCAAATCACATATCCGGTCCGGGTCATGAAAAAGCTCGGGGCCGAGATGCTCTTCGTCTCCAACGCAGCCGGCGGCATGAACCCACTTTTCCGTCGGGGGGACGTGATGCTGATCGTGGACCACATCAACCTGCTCGGGGATAACCCCCTGATCGGGCCCAACGATCCGGAGCTGGGGCCCCGCTTCCCGGACATGAGCGCCCCATACGATCCGGAGCTCTGCCGCCTCGCGGAGGAGGTGGCCCTGGAGGCCAAGATCAAGCTACAGCAGGGCGTCTACGTGGCCGTGGCCGGCCCGAACCTGGAGACGCGCGCCGAATACCGGTTTCTGCGGTGGATCGGCGCCGACGCGGTTGGGATGTCCACCGTGCCGGAGGTGATCGTGGCTCGGCACATGGACATGCGCGTGCTCGGTCTTTCCGTGATCACGGACGAATGCTTTCCGGAGGCCTTAAGGCCCCTTACGCACGAGGAGGTCGTCGCCGCGGCGCAGGAGGCGGAGCCCAAGCTTACGGAGATCTTCCGGCGCGTGCTGCGCAGGCTGGCCAGCTCGGATAGGCCCTGAAGGCTTTTATTTAGTTGACGTGCAGCCGCAAGAAACCGCCAGCCCCGGCGCGCCAGCCCGGTTCGCGCGGCAGCGGCCGATGCAGGAGGAACTCACCTCCAAGCGATACAAACAGCACGCGCACCCCTAAGAGCACATGAAGCTCATAGGTGAAGGCCTCAAAATCGAGAGGGGCGATGCCGTAGCGCACCGAGGGCACGAGCACCCAACCGAAAGCCTCGTATGGATCGGTGAAGTTGAGGCCTAAGCTGCCGAAGAGATATCGCCACTCGGGGCCCAGGTCTTGGCTGTAGCCCAAACCGGCTTGCAGGGGGCTGCGCAAGAGCCGAACCGTAACCTGCGCGCTCCAATACGTCTGCCGGCTCGCCCAGGCGGGTCGCATCCGCAGGGGGCCTGCAAGTTGAAGCGGCATCCACCAACCGTAGCCGGCCTCTAGCTGCCACCAGAGAAGCTCCTGCTCGTAGCTCTGCCGCAGCGCGCTGGCCGAGCGCTGAACCGTTTGCCGAAGGTCTTGCTCCAGGGCGCGTTGGCGCATGCGGGCGGCTTGGGCCGGTTGTCCCGCTCGCTCAAAAAGGTCCGCTAAGGCCCGATAGGCGGCGGCCGCATCCGCTGTTTTTGCGGCTAGCCCGACGGCCTGGTACAAAGCGGCGCGCGCGGCGGCTACGTCCCCCTGGGCTAGGTGCGCTTCCGCTAGCCCTGTGAAGGCCTCGAATCCCAACCGGCGTGTGGCGAGCTGAAAGTAGGCCAGAGCCTCTTCCGTACGGCCCAAGGCGAGGTAGCAGCGGCCTAGCTCAAGGGCCAAAGCCCATTGCAGGCTATCCGGGGCGTTTAACCGCTCCAGCTGCTCACGCCGGGCCTCCAGGACCATACAGAGGGCTTCCCGGTAGGTGCGATCAGCTCGTAAGGCCAGCAGCCGCTGCAGAGTGGCCGCAGCCTCCGCAGGCTGCCCTAACGCGAGATAGGCCCGAGACAGTAGCTCAAGCCGCTCCGGCTGATCGGGGGCAAAGCGCTGGACCAACTCCAGGGTCTCGAGCGCATTTCGGGGTTGCTGCGTCTCCAGATAAATGCGCGCCTTGGCTAAATAGGCGGGGACGTAGCCGACATCCAAGCGCAGGAGCTCGTTGTAGGCCTCCAGGGCCTCCCAAGAGCGGTTGAGCCGCCGCAGGCATTGACCTA harbors:
- a CDS encoding tetratricopeptide repeat protein yields the protein MARAQGAVEEAQRHLERALEASGRGRLAEAALLYRAAARLLAQTGRVRSATVALDSLGQCLRRLNRSWEALEAYNELLRLDVGYVPAYLAKARIYLETQQPRNALETLELVQRFAPDQPERLELLSRAYLALGQPAEAAATLQRLLALRADRTYREALCMVLEARREQLERLNAPDSLQWALALELGRCYLALGRTEEALAYFQLATRRLGFEAFTGLAEAHLAQGDVAAARAALYQAVGLAAKTADAAAAYRALADLFERAGQPAQAARMRQRALEQDLRQTVQRSASALRQSYEQELLWWQLEAGYGWWMPLQLAGPLRMRPAWASRQTYWSAQVTVRLLRSPLQAGLGYSQDLGPEWRYLFGSLGLNFTDPYEAFGWVLVPSVRYGIAPLDFEAFTYELHVLLGVRVLFVSLGGEFLLHRPLPREPGWRAGAGGFLRLHVN
- a CDS encoding purine-nucleoside phosphorylase, with protein sequence MPISVEELRRQLAETVTLLRARTALRPRVGIILGTGLGSLAEHIELELVVPYEQIPHFPLSTVESHTGRLLFGHLEGHPVVAMQGRFHYYEGYTMQQITYPVRVMKKLGAEMLFVSNAAGGMNPLFRRGDVMLIVDHINLLGDNPLIGPNDPELGPRFPDMSAPYDPELCRLAEEVALEAKIKLQQGVYVAVAGPNLETRAEYRFLRWIGADAVGMSTVPEVIVARHMDMRVLGLSVITDECFPEALRPLTHEEVVAAAQEAEPKLTEIFRRVLRRLASSDRP